AAGCATTTCCAAACGCGCCTTCGGATTCCATGACAACCGATATTTTACTCTTAAAGTCATACAGGCATTCTCAGGCAACAACTAAATCGGAGAAGAACCGAAAAAGAAAAGTATGAAACGAGGCTGAAGTGGTTCAGGCGGCCAAAGGGAATTCAAACGCCTGCGGCGTTTTCCTTAATGAGGTGGCGGGCGATGATGTTTCGCTGTATCTGATTGGTTCCTTCGTAGATCTGAGTAATCTTGGCGTCGCGCATCATTTTTTCGACGGGATAATCTTTCATGTAGCCATAGCCGCCCATGATCTGCACCGCGTCGGTTGTCACGCGCATTGCCATATCCGAAGCGAAAAGCTTTGCCATGGCCGATTCTTTGCCGACATTTGGCGAGCCGGCATCGATCATTCGAGCGGTGGCATACACAAGCGCGCGAGCCGCCTCGATCTGGGTCGCCATGTCGGCGAGCATGTGCTGAATCGCCTGGAATGAGGTGATCGATTCCCCGAATTGCCGGCGTCCGCGAGCATAGGAAATTGCCTCGTCAAACGCCCCTTGCGCCAGTCCAACCGCCTGCGCTCCGATGCCGGGGCGGGTGCTATCCAGGGTTTTCATTGCGATGACGAAGCCCATCCCTTCGCGTCCGAGCACATTCTCCTTCGGGACGCGGCAATCCTCAAAGAAAACCTCACGCTGCAGCGATGCGCGAATACCCATCTTGTTCTCCGTGCGGCCAAAACTCATTCCCGGCGTATCCTTTTCCACGATGATGGCCGTCGCTCCTCTGCTGCCGCGGCTCTTGTCGGTCATCGCAAAGACGGTATAGATGTCGGCTTCGCCCGCGTTCGTTATCCACTGTTTCCGCCCATTGAGCACGTAATCGTCGCCGTCGCTGACCGCCGTTGTCTCAATCGCGCCCGCGTCGCTCCCGGCATTCGCCTCCGTCAATCCAAACGCGGCCAGCGCCGAGCCGGATGCAATAGCCGGCAGATATTTTTCCTTCTGCTTTTCGGAGCCGGCAACCAGAATTGGCATCGACCCGAGGGCTGTGGCTGCATACGTGGTGCAAATGCCTGCACATATCCGGGCAATCTGCTCGATCGCCAGACATAAGCCGAGACAACCGTCGCCCGCACCACCATACTTCTCGGGAATGAAGATGCCGCTCAGATGCGCCTTCGCAAATTCTGTGAGGACCTCGCGCGGGAATTCAGAAGATTCATCGTATTTCGCCCGGACAGGCTTGATCTTTTCGACCGCAATTTTTTGAGCGAGCTCTCGGATAGCCTTTTGCCGATCAGAGAGAAAGTAATCCATGCTCACGGCCCTCAGGAATGAGCACTCACTGCTCTTCCATTTTCTTCAGTGCCGCGCGGGCGGCATTTTGTTGAGCTTCTTTCTTATTTCGGCCGGTGCCGATCCCGTATGGTTCATCCTTGATCGTCAAGAGCACGTCATATGTACGGTCGTGAGGGGGTCCTGATTCTCTGACTACCGTATATTTCGGCAGGGTCTGGAAGCGCATCTGTGTTTTTTCCTGGAGGATCGACTTGTAATCCATTTTCTGCTGATCTTTGTCGAGCCGCTCAATCTCATCGGAAAAATGCTGCAGGATGAATTCGCGCGCCATCTTCAAGCCGCCATCCAGATAGATCGCGCCAATGAGCGCCTCCAGCGCGTCCGC
Above is a window of Candidatus Abyssobacteria bacterium SURF_5 DNA encoding:
- a CDS encoding acyl-CoA dehydrogenase — its product is MDYFLSDRQKAIRELAQKIAVEKIKPVRAKYDESSEFPREVLTEFAKAHLSGIFIPEKYGGAGDGCLGLCLAIEQIARICAGICTTYAATALGSMPILVAGSEKQKEKYLPAIASGSALAAFGLTEANAGSDAGAIETTAVSDGDDYVLNGRKQWITNAGEADIYTVFAMTDKSRGSRGATAIIVEKDTPGMSFGRTENKMGIRASLQREVFFEDCRVPKENVLGREGMGFVIAMKTLDSTRPGIGAQAVGLAQGAFDEAISYARGRRQFGESITSFQAIQHMLADMATQIEAARALVYATARMIDAGSPNVGKESAMAKLFASDMAMRVTTDAVQIMGGYGYMKDYPVEKMMRDAKITQIYEGTNQIQRNIIARHLIKENAAGV